In one window of Gossypium arboreum isolate Shixiya-1 chromosome 4, ASM2569848v2, whole genome shotgun sequence DNA:
- the LOC108466698 gene encoding F-box protein At3g58530 has protein sequence MEVEGEEQTSIWNKETVPKVMKIVSSRLAQRDLISLLLLSPWIHRTLISYPSLWLSIDLREMNNAGDRLIAALSLPRYQHVKQISLEFSQDIDDDHLEVIKSKCLGSLQDLESLNLNGCQKISDKGIEAVTSCCPKLKVFSIYWNVRATDEGVKHLVKNCKYIVDLNFSGCKHLSDKSLQLVADNYPELESLNLTRCVKMTDSGLQQVFVKCSFLQSLNIYALSSFTDEAYKKISVLSHLKFLDLCGAQNLSDDGLSCIAKCKKLVSLNLTWCVRVTDVGVIAIAESCTSLEFLSLFGIVGVTDKCLEALSKSCANTMTTLDVNGCIGIKRRSRDDLLKLFPYLRCFKVHS, from the exons ATGGAAGTCGAAGGGGAAGAGCAAACATCAATATGGAACAAAGAAACTGTACCAAAAGTGATGAAAATAGTGAGCTCAAGGCTTGCTCAAAGAGACCTCATTTCTCTCCTCCTTCTCAGCCCTTGGATTCACCGCACTCTCATTTCCTACCCTTCTCTTTGGCTT tCTATTGATCTACGTGAGATGAATAATGCTGGAGATCGACTCATAGCTGCGCTTTCACTG CCAAGATACCAGCATGTGAAACAAATAAGCCTTGAATTTTCACAAGATATAGATGATGATCATCTAGAAGTCATTAAGAGCAAG TGTTTGGGATCTCTTCAAGACCTTGAGTCTTTAAATCTGAATGGCTGCCAAAAGATATCTGACAAAGGAATTGAAGCTGTAACCAGTTGTTGTCCTAAATTGAAGGTTTTTTCTATTTATTGGAATGTAAG GGCCACTGATGAAGGTGTGAAGCATCTGGTGAAGAACTGCAAATATATAGTTGATTTGAACTTTAGTGGCTGTAAG CATTTATCAGACAAAAGTTTGCAATTAGTAGCTGACAATTACCCTGAGCTGGAGTCCTTGAATCTGACGAG GTGTGTCAAGATGACAGATAGTGGCTTGCAACAAGTATTTGTCAAGTGCTCCTTTCTCCAAAGTTTAAATATTTATGCACTCTCCAG CTTCACAGATGAAGCTTACAAGAAGATATCTGTTCTATCTCATCTAAAATTCCTAGATTTATGTGGTGCCCAG AATCTCTCAGATGACGGACTTTCCTGCATAGCTAAATGCAAGAAACTTGTGTCTCTCAATTTAACATG GTGTGTACGAGTCACTGATGTAGGGGTCATAGCTATTGCTGAAAGTTGCACATCCCTTGAATTTCTCAG TTTGTTTGGGATAGTTGGGGTAACTGACAAGTGCCTTGAGGCCCTTTCCAAGTCGTGCGCAAATACGATGACGACTCTTGATGTTAATGGATGTATTGGTATTAAG